One Epinephelus fuscoguttatus linkage group LG10, E.fuscoguttatus.final_Chr_v1 genomic window carries:
- the uhrf1 gene encoding E3 ubiquitin-protein ligase UHRF1 has protein sequence MWIQVRTMDGKETHRVDSLSKLTKVDELRLKISEIFKVEPERQRLFYRGKQMEDGHTIFDYNVGLNDIVQLLVRQKMQPINVVKSKDKEAELSDSDSGCGSTQSESDKSSTHSEVEGQTAGTSAQTTPELIDPGFGFYKINELVDARDLNMGAWFEAQIVNVTKTEKTPKEEGAEAQPAGEEILYHVKYEDYPENGVIQLLAKDVRPRARTVYQWHQLEPQMVVMVNYNPDDPKERGYWYDAEIQRKRETRTVREIYAKIILGDAGDSLNDCRIMFLTEIYKIEEPGSLGDAPAGSESPLKRSNGPECKHCKDDPKKNCQWCNCHICGIKQDPDKQLLCDECDMAYHTYCLNPPLTSIPDDEDWYCPGCRNDASEVVLAGEKLKESKKKAKMASASSSSQRDWGKGMACVGRTKQCTIVPSNHYGPIPSIPVGSLWKFRVQVSESGVHRPHVAGIHGRSNDGAYSLVLAGGYEDDVDDGNEFTYTGSGGRDLSGNKRTAEQSCDQTLTHMNRALALNCNVPVNDKNGAEAKNWKEGKPVRVVRSCKGRKHSKYSPEEGNRYDGIYKVVKYWPAKGKSGFLVWRYLLKRDDDEPAPWTRDGKERIKKLGLTMQYPAGYQKEKENKNEVEEEAATPNKSKRKRKSQASESPKTSPAKTPKKIKVEVYKLTQEQKGLIKSDAPNKKLWDEAMESLSLGPKFLNKVEEVFLCICCQEVVYMPITTECQHNVCRECLQRSFKADVYTCPACRHDLGKNYSMTVNKSLQDILNQFFPGYSSGR, from the exons ATGTGGATTCAAGTTCGCACAATGGATGGGAAGGAAACCCACCGGGTGGATTCCCTGTCCAAACTCACCAAGGTAGATGAGCTGCGTCTCAAAATCAGCGAGATCTTCAAGGTGGAGCCAGAGAGGCAGAGGCTGTTCTACCGTGGCAAGCAG ATGGAGGATGGCCATACCATATTCGACTACAACGTGGGTCTTAATGACATAGTGCAGCTGCTTGTTAGGCAGAAGATGCAGCCCATCAATGTCGTCAAAAGCAAGGACAAAGAAGCTGAGCTCTCCGACTCCGATTCTGGTTGTGGCTCAACCCAGAGTGAGTCTGACAAGAGCTCAACTCACAGTGAGGTAGAGGGTCAGACCGCCGGCACCTCTGCCCAGACGACCCCAGAGCTCATCGACCCAGGGTTTGGATTTTACAAG ATCAATGAGCTGGTTGATGCAAGGGATTTGAACATGGGGGCGTGGTTTGAGGCCCAGATTGTGAATGTTACAAAGACGGAAAAGACGCCTAAAGAAGAGGGTGCTGAGGCGCAGCCAGCGGGGGAGGAGATACTGTACCATGTTAAATATGAAGA CTACCCAGAAAACGGAGTGATTCAGTTGCTGGCCAAGGATGTTCGTCCACGAGCCCGCACAGTGTACCAGTGGCACCAGCTGGAGCCACAAATGGTCGTTATGGTCAACTACAATCCAGATGACCCCAAGGAGCGTGGCTACTGGTATGATGCTGAGAtccagaggaagagggagacaCGCACCGTGCGAGAGATCTATGCCAAGATTATCCTTGG TGATGCTGGTGACTCTCTTAATGACTGCCGGATcatgttcctgactgaaatctACAAAATCGAGGAGCCTGGTTCCCTGGGTGACGCCCCAGCTGGATCTGAGAGTCCACTAAAAA GGTCAAATGGACCTGAATGCAAGCACTGTAAGGACGATCCCAAGAAAAACTGTCAGTGGTGTAACTGCCATATCTGCGGCATCAAGCAGGATcctgacaaacagctgctgtgcGATGAATGTGACATGGCCTATCACACTTACTGCCTGAACCCTCCACTCACCTCCATCCCTGACGACGAGGACTG GTATTGCCCAGGTTGCCGTAATGACGCCAGTGAGGTCGTGTTGGCTGGAGAGAAGCTGAAGGAGAGCAAGAAGAAAGCCAAGATGGCATCTGCCAGCTCCTCCAGCCAGAGGGACTGGGGCAAG GGAATGGCTTGCGTTGGTCGAACCAAGCAGTGCACCATTGTCCCGTCCAACCACTACGGCCCAATCCCCAGCATCCCTGTCGGTTCCCTGTGGAAGTTCAGAGTGCAG GTTAGTGAATCTGGCGTCCACAGGCCTCATGTAGCTGGCATTCATGGCAGGAGCAACGATGGTGCCTACTCTCTGGTCCTGGCAGGAGGATATGAGGATGATGTG GATGATGGTAATGAGTTCACTTACACTGGGTCTGGAGGGCGAGATCTTTCTGGAAACAAGAGGACCGCTGAGCAGTCGTGTGATCAGACACTTACCCACATGAACAG GGCGCTGGCTCTAAACTGCAATGTGCCTGTCAATGACAAAAACGGAGCTGAGGCCAAGAACTGGAAAGAAGGCAAACCCGTTAGAGTTGTGCGCAGCTGCAAAGGTCGCAAGCATAGTAAATACTCCCCTGAGGAAGGAAACAGATATGATGGGATATATAAG GTGGTGAAGTACTGGCCAGCCAAAGGCAAGTCTGGCTTCTTGGTCTGGCGTTATCTGCTTAAGCGTGATGATGATGAGCCAGCACCGTGGACCAGAGACGGCAAGGAACGCATCAAGAAGCTTGGTCTCACCATGCAG TATCCTGCTGGCTatcagaaagagaaagagaacaaaaatgaagtggaggaggaggcggcaACACCCAACAAgtcaaagaggaagagaaaatcTCAGGCCAGTG AATCCCCCAAGACCTCACCAGCAAAGACTCCCAAGAAAATAAAGGTAGAAGTGTACAAGCTCACCCAGGAGCAGAAAGGTCTTATCAAGAGTGATGCACCAAACAAAAAGCTGTGGGATGAAGCCATGGAGTCACTGTCACTTGGACCG AAATTCTTGAACAAAGTTGAAGAAGTTTTCCTCTGCATTTGCTGCCAAGAAGTGGTCTATATGCCCATAACCACAGAGTGCCAACACAATGTCTGCAGG GAATGCCTGCAGCGGTCCTTCAAAGCAGACGTGTACACCTGCCCGGCCTGCAGGCACGACCTGGGCAAAAACTACTCCATGACCGTCAACAAATCCCTGCAAGATATTCTAAATCAGTTTTTCCCAGGGTACAGCAGCGGGCGATGA